One part of the Dyadobacter sp. 676 genome encodes these proteins:
- a CDS encoding acetylxylan esterase translates to MKYNIRILANCCFLGLSNNLFAQEDLSVYGYWKYHQPAASQLFYKSLSERAFGQLGKRETAVSSLTTKAQWRKRQADVRAKLARAVGPFPEKTPLNPVITGTLKKDGFSVEKLYFESRPCYHVTAAMFLPDSRQEKAPAIIFCSGHSENGFRSEAYQRLILNYVKKGFIVLAFDPIGQGERIQYQPDELKEGATGEHSYAGVQSFISGLPPANYFIWDGIRSVDYLLTRKEVDPARIGIAGRSGGGTQSAYIAAMDDRIAAAAPECYITTFDKLIRSNGPQDAEQNLMFGLEEGIDMADFLEVRAPKPTLIVATTRDIFAIQGARDSYNEAKRAYEAFGKAGQIQMTEDDAGHASTARNREASYAFFQKYLDNPGSPSDLEVQLLTDEELHVTPGGRAIAALKGESMFSLNEKRAKALATKRSAVRSAADLSAELKKKIMAVSGFTKPAGKMDVIFSGRLHRPGYAMEKYLVKGSSGYHLPVLWLKPAKSIGKTVLLLDDQGKAQAVQQGKLADRLARQGCEVVVPDLSGIGELGSGFISGGDSVIEGVPLNLWFFGMLTHKSLVATRAEEIMVLAEFIRKNGTAGTVLTGVAAGTLTSDLLHAAVIQNPFSKLVLLQPLVSYQSIVEERLYKPGFALSAVPGALTEYDLPDLVEALSSKDLLVINPVTAAGKEVDQKQADSIYQRALKQKQGVGLSVRCGLQYEELLESAMLWIK, encoded by the coding sequence ATGAAATACAATATCAGGATTCTTGCTAACTGCTGTTTTTTAGGGTTATCTAATAACCTCTTTGCCCAGGAAGACCTTTCGGTGTATGGTTATTGGAAATACCATCAACCGGCGGCCAGTCAGCTTTTTTACAAATCGCTCAGTGAAAGGGCATTTGGGCAGCTCGGCAAGCGTGAGACAGCTGTTTCGTCGCTGACCACCAAAGCGCAGTGGCGGAAACGGCAAGCGGACGTTCGCGCAAAGCTCGCAAGGGCCGTCGGACCTTTTCCTGAAAAAACACCCCTGAACCCGGTCATTACAGGAACATTGAAAAAGGATGGCTTTTCAGTTGAAAAGCTGTATTTCGAGTCCCGTCCCTGTTACCATGTGACAGCCGCCATGTTCCTGCCCGATAGCAGGCAGGAAAAGGCACCCGCGATCATTTTTTGCAGCGGACATAGTGAGAACGGCTTCCGCAGCGAAGCCTATCAGCGTCTGATCCTGAATTACGTTAAGAAGGGTTTCATTGTATTGGCCTTTGATCCGATCGGGCAGGGGGAGCGCATACAGTACCAGCCCGACGAGCTGAAAGAGGGAGCAACGGGCGAGCATTCCTATGCGGGTGTGCAGTCATTTATATCCGGACTTCCACCGGCCAATTACTTTATCTGGGACGGCATTCGGTCAGTGGATTATTTACTGACCAGGAAGGAGGTCGACCCGGCGCGTATAGGCATAGCCGGCCGGTCGGGCGGGGGAACACAAAGCGCTTATATCGCCGCAATGGATGACCGGATCGCGGCGGCCGCTCCCGAATGCTACATCACCACCTTTGATAAACTGATCCGCTCAAACGGGCCGCAGGACGCTGAGCAAAACCTGATGTTCGGGCTGGAAGAGGGGATCGATATGGCCGACTTTCTGGAAGTGCGCGCACCGAAACCCACACTGATCGTGGCTACTACACGGGACATCTTTGCGATTCAGGGAGCCAGAGATAGTTATAATGAAGCCAAAAGGGCGTACGAGGCTTTCGGGAAAGCCGGACAGATCCAGATGACCGAAGACGACGCCGGTCATGCTTCTACGGCCAGAAACAGAGAGGCTTCCTACGCGTTTTTTCAAAAGTATCTTGACAATCCCGGCAGTCCTTCCGATCTGGAGGTGCAATTGCTGACCGACGAAGAGCTGCATGTAACGCCCGGCGGACGCGCCATCGCCGCTTTGAAGGGTGAAAGTATGTTTTCGCTGAATGAAAAACGCGCCAAAGCGCTTGCCACCAAGAGGAGCGCGGTAAGGTCGGCTGCGGACCTTTCCGCTGAGCTGAAAAAGAAAATCATGGCTGTTTCCGGATTTACGAAGCCGGCCGGCAAAATGGACGTCATTTTCTCGGGCAGGCTGCACCGTCCCGGTTATGCCATGGAAAAATACCTGGTGAAAGGCAGTAGTGGTTACCACCTTCCTGTTCTTTGGCTTAAACCCGCAAAAAGCATTGGAAAGACCGTCCTTTTGCTGGATGATCAAGGGAAGGCGCAAGCAGTACAGCAAGGCAAGCTGGCCGACCGGCTGGCGCGTCAGGGTTGCGAGGTGGTCGTTCCCGACCTGAGCGGCATCGGCGAACTCGGAAGCGGGTTCATTAGCGGTGGCGATTCGGTCATTGAGGGTGTTCCGCTGAACTTGTGGTTCTTTGGCATGTTGACGCACAAAAGTCTGGTGGCAACCCGAGCTGAGGAGATTATGGTCCTTGCAGAATTTATCAGAAAAAACGGAACCGCAGGAACTGTTCTGACAGGCGTCGCCGCGGGAACGTTAACCTCGGATTTGCTGCATGCGGCTGTGATCCAAAATCCATTCAGCAAATTGGTGCTGCTCCAACCGCTGGTATCGTACCAATCCATTGTCGAGGAAAGGCTCTATAAACCTGGCTTCGCCCTATCGGCCGTACCCGGCGCATTGACCGAATATGACCTCCCGGATCTGGTGGAAGCGCTTTCTTCGAAGGACCTGCTAGTAATTAATCCGGTTACCGCGGCGGGAAAGGAAGTAGATCAAAAGCAGGCTGACTCCATTTACCAGCGGGCGTTGAAACAAAAACAGGGCGTTGGATTGAGTGTCCGCTGCGGATTGCAATACGAAGAGCTGCTGGAATCTGCCATGCTGTGGATCAAGTAG
- a CDS encoding cupin domain-containing protein produces the protein MEHFSHITDAIQMASEHQNGYFNTLLNTVNDHVVRLSVMTEPFYWHFHPNSDEVFLTLEGILLIELESETIELSPGQLFTVQRNIPHRTAPKNGRSVNLTFEHQHMETVRM, from the coding sequence ATGGAGCACTTTAGTCATATCACGGATGCTATCCAGATGGCAAGCGAACATCAAAATGGATATTTTAATACGCTGCTAAATACGGTGAATGATCATGTGGTTCGCCTGAGCGTAATGACTGAACCGTTTTATTGGCACTTTCATCCTAATTCCGACGAGGTTTTTCTGACGCTTGAAGGCATTTTATTGATTGAACTGGAAAGTGAAACCATAGAGCTTTCGCCGGGACAATTATTCACCGTACAAAGGAATATCCCGCACCGGACCGCTCCCAAAAATGGCCGCTCTGTAAACTTAACATTTGAGCACCAGCATATGGAAACCGTCAGAATGTAG
- a CDS encoding AraC family transcriptional regulator, whose translation MKVEIKDSHGEVIAANIENNRQEGLSPYIKNSYSTVERYWKSETTEITAGQTHVAMHDVDVKESISLKTYDAPLMVGLLFLEKGKVQVRQPEQAFREITTLQHNLVCHSQQTEETLFAAGQKVRLTIIHLLPAYFFKLAEGGSPAIDRMADDVYTRNQHSFVTSHNLQITSPMLRLLNSFDSSAYNAASLRLYTEAKILELLSLQIAQIEDTSQRAVLSKFNESDVKRLNLAREYILSDISFTPSMESISLEVGMNVYKLKTGFKALFGQSLFNYLREERLRTAYREITKRDRSLTEIAYQTGFASISHFSDAFKNRYGISPSQLR comes from the coding sequence ATGAAGGTCGAAATAAAAGATAGCCATGGCGAGGTAATAGCCGCTAACATAGAGAACAACAGACAAGAAGGACTTTCGCCATATATTAAGAATTCTTATTCTACCGTCGAACGATACTGGAAGAGCGAGACTACCGAAATAACGGCCGGACAAACCCACGTCGCGATGCACGACGTAGATGTGAAGGAGTCGATAAGCCTTAAAACCTACGACGCTCCGCTAATGGTAGGACTGCTTTTTCTTGAAAAGGGCAAAGTACAAGTGAGACAACCCGAGCAAGCTTTCAGGGAAATCACGACGCTGCAACACAACCTGGTCTGCCATTCCCAACAAACAGAAGAGACATTGTTTGCAGCCGGGCAAAAAGTACGCCTGACCATTATCCACCTCTTACCAGCCTATTTTTTCAAACTGGCAGAAGGTGGGAGCCCCGCCATTGACCGGATGGCTGATGACGTTTACACACGAAACCAGCACTCATTCGTAACCAGCCATAACTTACAAATAACCTCGCCCATGCTCAGGCTGTTGAACTCTTTTGATTCATCGGCCTACAATGCAGCCTCGCTTCGTTTGTACACCGAAGCGAAAATACTGGAATTGCTTTCCCTGCAAATTGCGCAGATCGAAGATACCTCCCAGCGCGCAGTCCTTTCCAAATTCAATGAAAGCGATGTCAAACGGTTGAATCTGGCGAGAGAATATATTTTGTCGGACATCTCTTTTACGCCCTCAATGGAATCCATTTCGCTGGAGGTTGGAATGAATGTTTACAAATTGAAGACGGGATTCAAGGCCTTGTTCGGCCAGTCGTTATTCAACTATTTGCGGGAAGAGCGGCTCAGGACAGCCTATCGGGAAATTACCAAAAGGGACCGGTCTTTGACCGAAATAGCCTATCAAACCGGATTTGCCTCAATCAGCCATTTCAGTGACGCATTCAAAAATCGCTATGGCATTTCCCCAAGTCAATTGCGATAA
- a CDS encoding DUF6268 family outer membrane beta-barrel protein, whose protein sequence is MILIMFRALAGYAQVSEIEVSAKYHPASGYLSPADSVSRPGKAIQSEINVSALINIHTRIDSATGKIRSLGSNVHARYTGFSRDGYNALILPSELYAVNVGLYYYSTINWKWAYNVFLNTAVNSDFEQVDKNDAFLAGGAVFIRGFTPNFSLGFGAIVHNNLGAFMPWPALTVDWKMGGKFKLNIRTPDKSAGIAHYVGISYIPNYRWNISFAFQPEVLSYDVATNSERKNRLMSFWQLPFTLSPTFRAGNFQIIPKLGFTALRRYAYGEKKVSEMFTEYPYHGLGTNLIYGIGIKYRP, encoded by the coding sequence TTGATACTGATCATGTTTCGCGCGCTGGCCGGTTATGCCCAGGTTTCCGAGATCGAGGTTTCGGCAAAGTATCATCCGGCCTCCGGATATTTATCCCCCGCAGACAGTGTTTCCAGGCCGGGGAAGGCCATCCAGTCTGAAATCAATGTGTCGGCGTTGATCAATATCCACACCAGGATTGATTCTGCTACGGGAAAAATACGGTCGCTCGGATCGAATGTCCATGCGCGTTACACTGGCTTTTCCCGGGATGGATACAATGCGCTGATATTACCTTCCGAGCTGTATGCCGTCAATGTTGGCCTGTACTACTACTCTACGATTAACTGGAAATGGGCCTACAATGTGTTCCTGAACACGGCTGTCAATTCCGACTTTGAACAAGTTGATAAGAATGACGCATTTCTGGCAGGGGGTGCTGTATTCATCCGGGGATTCACCCCCAACTTCAGTTTGGGATTTGGCGCAATTGTTCACAACAATTTGGGCGCGTTTATGCCCTGGCCTGCTTTAACGGTCGATTGGAAGATGGGCGGCAAATTCAAACTGAACATCCGGACGCCTGACAAGTCAGCCGGAATCGCGCATTATGTCGGCATTAGTTATATTCCCAATTACCGGTGGAATATCTCGTTCGCATTTCAACCGGAAGTACTATCTTATGATGTCGCTACCAACAGTGAGCGAAAGAACAGGCTGATGAGCTTTTGGCAACTGCCGTTCACACTTTCGCCCACGTTCCGTGCCGGTAATTTTCAGATTATTCCAAAACTAGGTTTTACCGCGCTCCGTCGCTATGCTTATGGTGAGAAAAAGGTATCTGAAATGTTTACGGAATATCCCTATCATGGCCTGGGTACAAATCTGATTTACGGAATTGGCATTAAGTACCGGCCCTAG
- a CDS encoding helix-turn-helix domain-containing protein, protein MHRQPVVFKNISELMERVGLPSPLHPLITLVNYDKNKPAVDDAGSQYLLHFYKIAFKLRFSGKAKYGPGAYDFRDGGLAFVGPNQLVELSDDLDEHEGYALYFHPDLFYKHPLASRIHRYGFFSYSVTEALFLSEKEKHVIKAVFESIAAELGTQTDHFSHDVLVSQIELLLHHCNRFYHRQFLTRNMVHHDLIDRMNAFLNERFEKKEALVSGLPTTQEIAGHLNISQRYLSDMLKSLTGQTTQQHIHLKMIQRAKEMLGSDMLTTADVAYALGFEHPQSFNKLFKQKTGLSPAAFRKLLYSN, encoded by the coding sequence ATGCATAGGCAACCTGTGGTTTTCAAAAATATCTCAGAATTAATGGAGCGGGTCGGCCTGCCGTCGCCGCTTCATCCGCTGATCACATTGGTCAATTACGACAAAAATAAACCTGCGGTGGATGATGCGGGCAGCCAATATTTATTGCATTTCTATAAAATCGCGTTCAAACTGCGGTTCTCCGGTAAAGCGAAATACGGGCCGGGTGCTTATGATTTTCGCGATGGCGGGCTTGCTTTCGTGGGGCCGAATCAGCTAGTGGAGCTCTCCGATGATTTGGACGAACACGAAGGCTATGCATTGTACTTCCACCCCGACCTCTTTTACAAACATCCGCTTGCATCGCGCATTCACCGCTACGGATTTTTCTCCTATTCGGTAACCGAAGCACTGTTTCTTTCCGAAAAAGAAAAGCATGTGATCAAGGCTGTGTTTGAGTCGATTGCCGCAGAGCTGGGAACGCAGACCGATCATTTCAGCCACGACGTACTCGTTTCTCAAATAGAACTGCTGTTGCATCATTGTAACCGCTTTTATCACCGCCAATTCCTGACCCGCAACATGGTCCATCACGACCTGATCGACCGGATGAATGCGTTTTTAAATGAGCGCTTTGAGAAGAAAGAGGCACTCGTAAGTGGCTTGCCGACGACTCAGGAAATAGCCGGGCACCTGAACATCTCCCAGCGGTATCTGTCGGACATGCTCAAATCCCTCACCGGCCAGACTACCCAGCAGCACATTCATTTGAAGATGATCCAAAGAGCCAAGGAAATGTTAGGCAGCGATATGTTGACCACAGCCGACGTCGCTTATGCATTGGGTTTCGAACATCCGCAGTCTTTCAATAAATTGTTCAAACAGAAAACCGGTCTTTCGCCTGCGGCTTTTCGTAAGCTGCTGTATTCGAACTAA
- a CDS encoding SDR family oxidoreductase has protein sequence MFPEFCIVQPFIRYDPWNRKKVVAITGASSGIGEATAELLAAKGAKVVLGARRTDALASLTDRIQKAGGQAAYQQTDVTRQTDAASLVQLALSAFGRLDVIINNAGVSQLQLLEDVDVEGWEQMIDVNLKGTLYGIAAALPVFKMQGYGHIINIISTAGISIVPTMGVYAATKNAVRTISEALRQESKGRWRVTGISPGFVDTPFTGKIRNEGIRSVLTQRANEIAIPASAIAEAVVYAISQPDQVDIGDIVIRPAIQD, from the coding sequence CTGTTTCCCGAATTTTGTATTGTACAACCATTCATACGATATGATCCATGGAATCGAAAAAAGGTAGTCGCCATCACCGGCGCCAGTAGCGGCATAGGTGAAGCAACAGCGGAATTGTTGGCAGCAAAAGGAGCGAAAGTGGTACTGGGTGCCCGAAGAACAGATGCCCTGGCAAGTTTAACGGATCGTATTCAAAAAGCAGGCGGCCAGGCCGCATATCAGCAAACGGATGTTACCAGACAGACCGACGCGGCCTCGCTTGTGCAATTGGCATTGAGTGCATTTGGCAGGCTGGATGTGATCATCAATAATGCGGGCGTTAGCCAGCTGCAATTATTGGAAGATGTGGACGTGGAAGGCTGGGAACAGATGATCGACGTGAACCTGAAAGGCACGCTGTATGGCATCGCCGCGGCACTGCCGGTGTTCAAAATGCAGGGTTACGGACATATTATCAATATCATTTCGACCGCCGGCATCAGCATCGTACCCACAATGGGCGTATATGCCGCCACCAAAAATGCAGTACGCACGATTAGCGAAGCGCTGCGGCAGGAATCAAAAGGACGCTGGCGTGTGACCGGAATTTCGCCCGGATTTGTAGATACGCCTTTTACAGGAAAAATCAGGAATGAAGGTATTCGCAGTGTCCTGACGCAGCGGGCGAACGAAATTGCAATCCCTGCAAGCGCCATTGCAGAGGCCGTTGTGTACGCGATCAGCCAGCCTGATCAGGTGGACATTGGCGACATAGTGATCCGCCCGGCCATCCAGGATTGA
- a CDS encoding sigma-70 family RNA polymerase sigma factor, whose amino-acid sequence MNLLPQDELHLWRRIQAGDGQAFQELHQIHIRHLLNYGLRLCGSMSTVEDCVQDVFAELWLYRQGITQPISMRFYLLKALRNKLKAQYRKEHSFISGWDDDRDNIDRPVFNVEPSTEQNLIDLDIEAEREQQIRAAMNALSPRQREIIYLRYFNDLTYDQICELLNINYQTARSQIYHSLKILRNTLNGNDLRSTLSFLFFF is encoded by the coding sequence ATGAACTTATTACCGCAAGACGAACTTCACCTTTGGCGTAGAATACAGGCAGGCGATGGGCAGGCATTTCAAGAACTCCACCAGATCCATATCCGGCACCTGCTCAATTACGGACTCCGTCTTTGCGGTTCGATGTCAACTGTGGAAGATTGCGTCCAGGATGTGTTTGCCGAACTGTGGCTGTATCGCCAGGGTATTACTCAGCCCATTTCGATGCGCTTTTATTTGCTGAAAGCACTTCGCAATAAGCTCAAAGCGCAGTACAGAAAAGAGCATTCGTTCATTTCCGGCTGGGACGACGACCGGGATAACATCGATCGGCCGGTTTTCAACGTGGAGCCATCCACTGAACAAAACCTCATTGACTTGGATATAGAAGCGGAACGCGAGCAGCAGATCAGGGCGGCGATGAATGCCTTATCGCCCCGTCAGCGCGAAATCATTTATCTCCGGTATTTTAATGATCTGACTTACGATCAGATCTGTGAGCTGCTCAATATCAACTATCAGACCGCGCGTTCGCAAATTTATCATAGCCTGAAAATCCTCCGCAATACGCTCAACGGCAACGATTTGCGGTCAACGCTTTCCTTCCTATTCTTCTTTTAA